The sequence CCGACCCAATTTTACCTAACTTTTCCATTGCAAGTGGAGAGCAAAAGAGTAGAGGTGTAGAACTAGATGTTGTCGGAGAAATATCTCCTGGATTGAAGGTGATTGCTTCTTATGCCTATACTGATGCTGAAATAACTGAAGACAATAATCCAGAAAACGTTGGCAATGAATTACCAGGCGTACCCGAACATCGTGCTAGCTTGTGGACAACTTATGAAGTTCAAAAAGGTAATTTACAGGGTTTGGGTTTTGGTATAGGTTTGAAGTATGTTGGTGCAAGAAAGGGAGATTTAGATAATAGTTTTGAAGTTGAAGATTATCTGACAACAGATGCTGCTATTTTTTATCAAAGGAATAATTGGCGAGCAGCTCTTAACTTCAAAAATATTTTTGATCTAGATTATATCGAAGGAGTTGGTATTAGTCGAATTCGAGGTATTTATCCCGGTAAACCTTTCACGATTCTTGGTTCTATTTCTGTGAAGTTTTGATATTAGGTAATAGTTATAAATTACTGGTTATGAGTCATGAGTTTTAATTTTTAATTTTCATAACTCATAATCTTTTTTATTGTCTATGATTACAAATGATTAACTATCAACTGAATCGTCAAAATATTACACATAATACCGATAGTTCCAGATGTCACCATTGCAACGAAGGAATTGAAATAATGTTAATTTTAAGAAAAAAATTAGCGCGGCTAATAAATCTAAGTCTTATAACTGTTTTTTTGATTTATGGCTGTAATGATACTAGCAATAATAAAGTTAGTGAAAATAAAATTACCGCTTCTTCCCCACAATCAAATTCAACAGCAAACTGCCGAAACATCAAGCACGATTTTGGTGAAACCGAAGTTTGTTCTCAACCTCAAAAGGTTGTTGCTCTTAGTCCCCATACTCTTGATTTGTTGCTGTCATTAGGCGTTCAACCTGCGGCATATGCTGCTCCAATTAATTTATATCGTGGCGATAGATATGACAACCCCGTTCAACAAATTCCTTACTTAGGAACCCAGGTAACTAGTAAACCCATCAATCTTGGTAGCGCAAATAAGCCCTCTTTAGAAAAATTAACAGCAGTCAACCCCGATTTAATTATTGGAGAAGCAGGAAGTAAAAACTATTATTCTGTATTATCAAAGATAGCTCCTACCTTGTTATCGAACAATCGCACCGCTCCAGGAAAATGGCAGCAAAATATTCAGAACATTGCCAAAGCACTCGGAAGGGAAGAAAAAGCTCAAGAAGCGATTGAGAACTATGAGAAACAAATAGTTGCGGCTCGCAATCAGTTTGCTCCTGTAGTTGCGAAGTATCCCAGATTATTGATACTAGGAACAGATCAATTGCAAAAAAATATTTCTATTATTAATCCTAATAGTTATTTAGGTGAAATTTTGCAAGGAATTGGCTTTGAATTAGTTTCTTTACCTTCCCAGAAAACTAACAAACCATTAATTCCCATTTCCATCGAAACTTTACCACAATTGGATCGAGCTGACATCATCATTGTGCTGGGATATAGCTTAAGTGGTGGGGAGAAAAAGCAATCTGCTCAAAATAAGAAAGTCAAAACAGGACTCTATGAGCAAATCGAAAATAATCAATTACAAACAGCAAAACAAGCTTGGCAAGGAAATGCGATCGCGCAATCCCTCAGTGCTAGTGAAGAAAACCGCGTTTACTTTGCTACCTACTATGCTTGGAATGGTTTAAGCGGACCAATTGGAACCGAGCTTGTTATTGAGCAACTGCGTGAGTTTCTTCTACCTAAAAATATAAACAATCAATGAAAAAGCATAATAAAAATCAAAATTAAACTTAAAATAAAAAATGCGTACCTTCCTTATCATTTGGATTGGTCAACTTGTCTCGTTACTAGGTTCAGAAATGACTAACTTTGCCCTGACTATTTGGGCTTGGGAAGTCACCAAACAAGCAACACCTTTATCTTTAATCTTATTTTTTACCCAAACTCCTAGAATAATTGCTGCTTTGTTTGCTGGGGTATTGGTTGATAAGATGAATCGCAAAAAATTAATGTTATTAGGCGATTCAGTTGCAGGATTTTCTACGATCGCAATTTTATTACTATTTCTAACTAATAATCTACAAATCTGGCATCTATATTTAAGTGCTGCTGTCAACGGTTTATTTGGTTACTTGCAAGGTTTAGCTTATTCGACATCACTATCCTTAATTGTCCCCAAACAACATTACGCACGAGCAACTGCCCTCAATGGGATTCAGATGTCTGGAAGTTATATTCTTGCTCCTGCTTTGGCTGGAGCATTTTATTCTTTAATTGGCTTGGTTGGTATCTTAACGATAGATATTATTACTTTTAGCATTGCAATTTCCACTCTTATTTTTATTTCCATCCCCCAACCAAAAAACAGCCAAGTTACTCATCGAACTATCCAGTCTTATTGGGGAGAACTCACCTTTGGTTTCCGCTATTTATTTAGATATCCTGGTTTATTAGCAATTCTTGCCTTTTGGTTGGGCAACAATTTAATTAGTAGTATTAATTTTGCTATCCTTCCAGCGATGCTTTTAGCCCGTAGTGGTAATGATTCGACAATGTTGGGTACGCTGATGACTACTTTTGGTATTGGTGGTTTACTTGGGGGTGTAACTATTAGTATTTGGGGTGGTCCAAAACCCAGGATTCATGGTTTATTAATAGGTAACGCTATCTGGAAGTTGGGTTTATTAACATTATCTCTAGCACAAGGGATATATTTAAAAATTATTGCTGCTTTTGTCAGTGGTTTTTCTTCTCCGTTCCCGAGTAGTTGTAATCAAGCTATTTGGTTATCCAAAGTGGAGCCGGATATTCAAGGACGAGTTTTTGCAGCTCGCTTTATCATCGCTCAAATTCCGACATCATTAGGAGCAGCGGTAGCAGGTTTACTTGCCGATAATTTCTTTGAGCCAGCAATGAGAACTGATGGTATCTTAGCTCCAATCTTTGGTGATATTTTCGGTACTCAAATTGGTGCTGGAATGGCGCTGATGATGGCAATACTATCTATTTGCGGAGCTTTTATGGCATTCGGAGGATATGCTTTTCCTTTGCTACGGGATGTGGAGAAAACTTTACCAGATTATGATATCAATGCATCTAAATAATAGTATCAAAGCATATGACGAAAAGTTATAAATTGGTTATTGCTGAAATTATATTTATATTTATTTTATTTGAAAAGAACTATGACCACTGAAAAACTTTTAGGCGATTGTCAATTTTGTTCGGTTGTTTCCAAAGCTAACGGTGAAGATCCCATCGGCACGGCTATTACTGCCGATATCTGGCTAATGATGGAAATACCTTTGCCTTGGACAAAAGAAAAATTATTTAACGATCCCCTTATCAAACATATTCAGAATTTGTGTCGCGAACTACAGCATAAGAATATACGGGTAATACCAATGGCTATTGCACCCGATAAAGAATACTCGGAACCGGGATATACCCGCGTGATGCGCTACCATCGTTCCTCCAAATCTTTTGCTGAGTTTGATAAGCAGGAATTTATTGTTCCCCAAAGCCAATTGTTTGGGTTGATTTCCGTGCTTTTACAGCAACCAGACGAAATACATCAGTTTGAATCATATCAACAAGCAAATAAGCAAAGTCGCGAATTAATGGTTTGCACTCACGGTAATATCGATGCTGCTTGTGCGCGATTTGGTTTTCCGATATATCAGAAGTTGCGTCAAGATTATGCAGCAAGCTCCAACGGAAATTTAAGAGTTTGGCGCTGTTCGCATTTTGGCGGACATCAATTCGCTCCAACTTGCTTGGACTTACCCACCGGGCAGTTTTGGGGACATATCGAAC comes from Rivularia sp. PCC 7116 and encodes:
- a CDS encoding MFS transporter; this translates as MRTFLIIWIGQLVSLLGSEMTNFALTIWAWEVTKQATPLSLILFFTQTPRIIAALFAGVLVDKMNRKKLMLLGDSVAGFSTIAILLLFLTNNLQIWHLYLSAAVNGLFGYLQGLAYSTSLSLIVPKQHYARATALNGIQMSGSYILAPALAGAFYSLIGLVGILTIDIITFSIAISTLIFISIPQPKNSQVTHRTIQSYWGELTFGFRYLFRYPGLLAILAFWLGNNLISSINFAILPAMLLARSGNDSTMLGTLMTTFGIGGLLGGVTISIWGGPKPRIHGLLIGNAIWKLGLLTLSLAQGIYLKIIAAFVSGFSSPFPSSCNQAIWLSKVEPDIQGRVFAARFIIAQIPTSLGAAVAGLLADNFFEPAMRTDGILAPIFGDIFGTQIGAGMALMMAILSICGAFMAFGGYAFPLLRDVEKTLPDYDINASK
- a CDS encoding iron-siderophore ABC transporter substrate-binding protein is translated as MINYQLNRQNITHNTDSSRCHHCNEGIEIMLILRKKLARLINLSLITVFLIYGCNDTSNNKVSENKITASSPQSNSTANCRNIKHDFGETEVCSQPQKVVALSPHTLDLLLSLGVQPAAYAAPINLYRGDRYDNPVQQIPYLGTQVTSKPINLGSANKPSLEKLTAVNPDLIIGEAGSKNYYSVLSKIAPTLLSNNRTAPGKWQQNIQNIAKALGREEKAQEAIENYEKQIVAARNQFAPVVAKYPRLLILGTDQLQKNISIINPNSYLGEILQGIGFELVSLPSQKTNKPLIPISIETLPQLDRADIIIVLGYSLSGGEKKQSAQNKKVKTGLYEQIENNQLQTAKQAWQGNAIAQSLSASEENRVYFATYYAWNGLSGPIGTELVIEQLREFLLPKNINNQ
- a CDS encoding sucrase ferredoxin — translated: MTTEKLLGDCQFCSVVSKANGEDPIGTAITADIWLMMEIPLPWTKEKLFNDPLIKHIQNLCRELQHKNIRVIPMAIAPDKEYSEPGYTRVMRYHRSSKSFAEFDKQEFIVPQSQLFGLISVLLQQPDEIHQFESYQQANKQSRELMVCTHGNIDAACARFGFPIYQKLRQDYAASSNGNLRVWRCSHFGGHQFAPTCLDLPTGQFWGHIEPEMLDTLVHRDSAVTALRKFYRGWSGLTKFEQIVEREIWMKHGWDWLNYNKSGQVLAQDTANKDADWAEVRIDFTSPDGSIQGNYQGRVEVSGSVVSALNSGKEQPLQTVKQYCVSQLKRN